Proteins from one Embleya scabrispora genomic window:
- the zapE gene encoding cell division protein ZapE, with product MIVSVAPVSLTTRHPSVPADRLVAEMVPPPRFGDVRFDTYIPDPNQPGQAAAVVRLERFAAELNGDGTKRRWFRREQAAGPSGIYLDGGYGVGKTHLLASLWHASPGPKSLCTFVELTNLVGALGFRRTVEALSGHRLLCIDEFELDDPGDTVLVSTLLGKLADAGVKLAATSNTLPDKLGEGRFAAQDFMREIQGLSSRFEALRIDGEDYRHRGLPAAPAPVAEDMVAAAAEAAPDGAALDDFPALLAHLATVHPSRYGAMLDGITGVFWRGVRPVEDQGTALRLVVLADRMYDRELPVVASGVPFDELFTEELLGGGYRKKYLRAISRLVSMARDGAERVPAPR from the coding sequence ATGATCGTGTCCGTAGCTCCCGTGTCGTTGACCACGCGCCACCCCAGCGTCCCCGCCGACCGCCTCGTCGCCGAGATGGTTCCGCCGCCGCGGTTCGGCGACGTGCGTTTCGACACGTACATTCCCGACCCGAACCAACCCGGGCAGGCCGCGGCCGTGGTGCGGCTGGAGCGGTTCGCGGCGGAGTTGAACGGGGACGGCACCAAGCGCCGCTGGTTCCGCCGGGAGCAGGCGGCCGGGCCGAGCGGGATCTACCTCGACGGCGGCTACGGCGTCGGCAAGACCCACCTGCTGGCCTCGCTGTGGCACGCCTCACCCGGCCCGAAGTCGCTGTGCACCTTCGTCGAACTGACCAACCTGGTCGGCGCGCTCGGGTTCCGGCGGACCGTCGAGGCGCTGTCCGGCCACCGGCTGCTGTGCATCGACGAGTTCGAACTCGACGACCCGGGCGACACCGTCCTGGTGTCCACCCTCCTGGGCAAGCTCGCCGACGCGGGCGTCAAGCTCGCCGCGACCTCGAACACGTTGCCGGACAAGCTCGGCGAGGGGCGGTTCGCCGCGCAGGACTTCATGCGCGAGATACAGGGGTTGTCCTCGCGTTTCGAGGCGTTGCGCATCGACGGCGAGGACTACCGGCACCGGGGCCTGCCGGCGGCGCCCGCGCCGGTGGCCGAGGACATGGTCGCCGCCGCCGCCGAGGCCGCGCCCGACGGCGCCGCGCTGGACGACTTCCCCGCGCTGCTCGCGCACCTGGCCACCGTGCACCCCAGCCGCTACGGCGCGATGCTCGACGGGATCACCGGCGTCTTCTGGCGCGGGGTGCGCCCGGTCGAGGACCAGGGCACCGCGCTACGCCTGGTGGTGCTCGCGGACCGGATGTACGACCGCGAACTGCCGGTGGTGGCCTCGGGCGTGCCGTTCGACGAACTGTTCACCGAGGAACTGCTCGGCGGCGGCTACCGCAAGAAGTACCTGCGCGCGATCTCGCGCCTGGTGTCGATGGCCCGCGACGGCGCCGAGCGCGTCCCCGCGCCCCGCTGA
- a CDS encoding pyrimidine reductase family protein, whose protein sequence is MRRLLPVPSTPDEPEVDLVEAYAYPPDRTWLRANMVASLDGAAQAPDGLSAGLSSPADKRVFGVLRGLADVIVVGAATVRQEGYRPPRPRPAYAAARAAAGQLPAPVIAIVSRSLAIDFTTPLFTEAVTPTIVITCEEAQPKGLAAAAEYGDVLLAGRDRVDLGVALDALAARGLTRQLTEGGPHVLAQIAACGRLDELCLTVSPLLTSGPAHRLLAGPTLAEAQAMRPISILEEDGALFSRYVRA, encoded by the coding sequence ATGCGCCGTCTCCTTCCCGTGCCCTCAACCCCCGACGAACCCGAGGTCGACCTGGTCGAGGCCTATGCCTATCCCCCCGACCGCACCTGGCTGCGGGCGAACATGGTGGCGAGCCTGGACGGCGCCGCGCAGGCCCCCGACGGCCTGTCCGCCGGACTGTCCTCGCCGGCGGACAAGCGCGTCTTCGGCGTGCTGCGCGGCCTGGCCGACGTGATCGTCGTGGGCGCGGCCACCGTGCGCCAGGAGGGCTACCGGCCGCCGCGGCCCAGGCCCGCCTACGCCGCCGCCCGCGCCGCCGCCGGACAGTTGCCCGCGCCGGTGATCGCGATCGTCTCGCGCAGCCTCGCCATCGACTTCACCACGCCGCTGTTCACCGAGGCGGTCACCCCCACCATCGTGATCACCTGCGAGGAGGCCCAGCCCAAGGGCCTGGCCGCGGCGGCGGAGTACGGCGACGTGCTCCTGGCCGGGCGCGACCGGGTCGACCTGGGCGTGGCCCTCGACGCGCTGGCGGCCCGCGGGCTGACCCGGCAGCTCACCGAGGGCGGCCCGCACGTCCTGGCGCAGATCGCCGCGTGCGGCCGGCTGGACGAGCTTTGCCTGACCGTGAGCCCGCTGCTGACCTCGGGACCCGCCCACCGGCTCCTGGCCGGCCCCACGCTCGCCGAGGCACAGGCGATGCGCCCGATCTCGATCCTCGAGGAGGACGGCGCGCTGTTCTCCCGCTACGTCCGCGCGTAG
- a CDS encoding indole-3-glycerol phosphate synthase, producing the protein MYTIVLLVEKVLNEADVAFVTGLHEGVETSFVVVLPGKADHRKLLQALDDVALVRLDEAAEDLEERPGPDDGAEAARRTLEASVAALRASGATAVGETTPGRDPLDTLKQIVDRHHADEVIVLTDPHFIEEVFHRDWASRARQNVGVPVLKLFAHDVS; encoded by the coding sequence GTGTACACGATCGTGCTGCTCGTCGAAAAGGTCCTGAACGAGGCGGACGTCGCGTTCGTGACCGGCCTGCACGAGGGCGTCGAGACGTCGTTCGTGGTGGTCCTGCCCGGCAAGGCCGACCATCGCAAGCTGCTCCAGGCGCTGGACGACGTGGCCCTGGTGCGCCTGGACGAGGCGGCCGAGGACCTCGAGGAGCGGCCCGGCCCCGACGACGGCGCGGAGGCGGCCCGGCGCACCCTGGAGGCGAGCGTGGCGGCACTGCGCGCGAGCGGGGCCACCGCCGTCGGCGAGACCACCCCCGGCCGGGACCCGCTGGACACCCTCAAGCAGATCGTCGACCGGCACCACGCCGACGAGGTGATCGTGCTCACCGACCCGCACTTCATCGAAGAGGTCTTCCACCGCGACTGGGCCTCGCGGGCCCGACAGAACGTCGGCGTGCCGGTGCTCAAGCTCTTCGCACACGACGTGAGCTGA
- the murC gene encoding UDP-N-acetylmuramate--L-alanine ligase: MAPPAEPVDLGSPFFVGIGGAGMSGLAKILAIRGARVSGSDAKDSTQVLALRRLGCTVHVGHDRANVAEDVSCVVVSSAIREDNPELVVARERGIPIVHRADALARLMDGRRSVAVAGTHGKTTTTSMLAVGLTSLGLDPSFAIGADLNEAGSNAHHGLGDIFVAEADESDRSFHKYAPEVAVVLNVELDHHANYGSLDDVLDAFEVFAGRIVPGGTLVLSADDAGAGALRERLAVSAPTLNVVTVGEHEGADLRLAQIEASGLSSRVTVHGKAVGGELVLAVAVPGRHNASNAVMALAVGLALGVEPRRMADGLANYQGVRRRFQLKGEESGIRVVDSYAHHPTEITADLATARGAVGAGRVIAVYQPHLFSRTQQLGVEMGRALAAADIAVVMDIYAAREDPQPGVTSNIIAHAALDNGGLVRTEHSWSDVAGSVAALARPGDLVLTMGAGDVTLLGPEILDAIRARSTATR, from the coding sequence ATGGCACCCCCCGCCGAGCCCGTCGACCTCGGCAGCCCGTTCTTCGTCGGCATCGGTGGCGCCGGCATGTCGGGGCTCGCCAAGATCCTCGCGATCCGCGGCGCGAGGGTCTCCGGCAGCGACGCCAAGGACTCCACCCAGGTGCTGGCGCTGCGCCGGCTCGGCTGCACGGTGCACGTGGGCCACGATCGAGCGAACGTCGCCGAGGACGTCTCCTGCGTGGTCGTCTCCTCGGCGATCCGGGAGGACAACCCCGAACTGGTCGTCGCGCGCGAGCGGGGCATCCCGATCGTGCACCGCGCCGACGCGCTCGCCCGGCTGATGGACGGCCGGCGCTCGGTGGCCGTCGCGGGCACGCACGGCAAGACCACCACGACGAGCATGCTCGCGGTCGGCCTGACCTCACTCGGCCTGGACCCCTCCTTCGCGATCGGCGCCGACCTCAACGAGGCGGGCAGCAACGCCCACCACGGCCTGGGCGACATCTTCGTGGCCGAGGCGGACGAAAGCGACCGCAGCTTCCACAAGTACGCGCCCGAGGTGGCGGTGGTGCTGAACGTGGAGCTGGACCACCACGCCAACTACGGCTCACTCGACGATGTGCTCGACGCGTTCGAGGTTTTCGCCGGCCGGATCGTGCCCGGCGGCACGCTGGTGCTCTCCGCCGACGACGCGGGCGCCGGCGCCCTGCGCGAGCGGCTGGCGGTCTCGGCGCCGACGCTGAACGTGGTCACCGTCGGCGAACACGAGGGCGCGGACCTGCGCCTGGCGCAGATCGAGGCGTCGGGCCTGAGCAGCCGGGTCACCGTGCACGGCAAGGCCGTGGGCGGCGAGTTGGTGCTCGCCGTCGCGGTGCCGGGGCGGCACAACGCCTCCAACGCGGTGATGGCGCTCGCGGTGGGCCTGGCGCTCGGCGTCGAGCCGCGGCGCATGGCCGACGGGCTGGCCAACTACCAGGGCGTGCGCCGGCGGTTCCAGCTCAAGGGCGAGGAGAGCGGCATCCGGGTCGTCGACTCGTACGCGCACCACCCCACCGAGATCACCGCCGACCTGGCCACCGCCCGCGGCGCGGTGGGCGCGGGCCGGGTGATCGCGGTGTACCAGCCGCACCTGTTCAGCCGCACCCAGCAGCTCGGGGTGGAGATGGGCCGCGCGCTCGCCGCGGCCGACATCGCCGTGGTGATGGACATCTACGCTGCCCGGGAGGACCCGCAGCCCGGCGTGACCAGCAACATCATCGCGCACGCCGCGCTGGACAACGGCGGCCTGGTGCGCACCGAGCACAGCTGGTCCGACGTGGCCGGCTCGGTGGCCGCGCTGGCCCGTCCCGGTGACCTGGTCCTGACCATGGGCGCGGGCGACGTGACCCTGCTCGGCCCGGAGATCCTGGACGCGATCCGCGCCCGCAGCACCGCCACCCGCTGA
- the msrB gene encoding peptide-methionine (R)-S-oxide reductase MsrB: MAYEIEKTDDQWRAELTPDEFRVLRRAGTERAWTGEYTETKTTGVYRCRACKAELFRSDTKFDSHCGWPSFYAPLAEDRVEYIEDDSMGMTRVEVRCGTCGSHLGHVFEGEGYGTPTDQRYCINSISLTLEPDPQG, encoded by the coding sequence ATGGCCTACGAAATCGAGAAGACCGACGACCAGTGGCGGGCCGAGCTGACCCCGGACGAGTTCCGGGTGCTGCGTCGGGCGGGCACCGAGCGTGCCTGGACGGGTGAGTACACCGAGACCAAGACGACCGGCGTCTACCGCTGTCGGGCGTGCAAGGCGGAGCTGTTCCGCTCCGACACCAAGTTCGACAGCCACTGCGGCTGGCCGTCGTTCTACGCGCCGCTGGCCGAGGACCGGGTCGAATACATCGAGGACGACTCGATGGGCATGACCCGGGTCGAGGTGCGCTGCGGGACCTGCGGCTCGCACCTGGGCCACGTGTTCGAAGGCGAGGGCTACGGGACGCCCACCGACCAGCGCTACTGCATCAACTCCATCTCGCTGACCCTGGAGCCGGACCCGCAGGGCTGA
- a CDS encoding TIGR04222 domain-containing membrane protein has protein sequence MNPWLPPLAYSAWTALVLGVAIGSARRGGRRADRARLAELDAAEYAFVGGGAARAADVSILALLGAGALHLNRDGQVVAARAPAADAAGDAPLRILDREYGGLPLRDLRTRVAAAPEIQGIGADLFAAGLIARPDAGPRRLPRWALFATLPLGPATAIAGFVRADDATSGALPWVGLLLAVIGSQACVAGLLLLGVFGERVVPTAPTMRRLIRLRRDETAVAALGADGLGTVALWGLDRFPDPVVKEIFRRNAPTPAGRPPQSAWCGGASCASPQGARAGSCGGTADGCGT, from the coding sequence ATGAATCCCTGGCTGCCACCCCTCGCGTACTCGGCCTGGACGGCGCTCGTACTCGGCGTCGCCATCGGGTCCGCCCGGCGCGGCGGCCGACGGGCGGACCGGGCGCGCCTGGCGGAACTGGACGCGGCCGAGTACGCGTTCGTCGGCGGCGGTGCGGCCCGCGCGGCCGACGTGTCCATCCTGGCCCTGCTCGGCGCGGGCGCGCTGCACCTGAACCGCGACGGGCAGGTGGTCGCGGCCCGGGCGCCGGCGGCCGACGCGGCGGGCGACGCGCCGCTGCGGATCCTGGACCGGGAGTACGGCGGCCTGCCGCTGCGCGACCTACGCACCCGGGTGGCCGCGGCGCCGGAGATCCAGGGCATCGGCGCCGACCTGTTCGCCGCCGGCCTGATCGCCCGCCCGGACGCGGGCCCGCGTCGGCTGCCCCGCTGGGCACTGTTCGCCACCCTCCCCCTGGGCCCGGCCACCGCGATCGCGGGCTTCGTCCGCGCCGACGACGCGACCTCCGGCGCGCTGCCGTGGGTGGGCCTGCTGCTCGCGGTCATCGGCAGCCAGGCGTGTGTCGCGGGCCTGCTGCTCCTGGGCGTGTTCGGCGAGCGGGTGGTGCCCACCGCGCCGACCATGCGCCGGCTGATCCGGCTGCGCCGCGACGAGACGGCCGTGGCCGCGCTCGGCGCCGACGGCCTGGGCACGGTCGCCCTGTGGGGCCTGGACCGCTTCCCCGACCCGGTGGTCAAGGAGATCTTCCGCCGCAACGCGCCCACCCCCGCCGGCCGCCCCCCGCAGTCCGCCTGGTGCGGCGGCGCCTCCTGCGCCTCCCCCCAGGGCGCCCGGGCAGGCTCCTGCGGCGGCACCGCCGACGGTTGCGGCACCTGA
- the hemQ gene encoding hydrogen peroxide-dependent heme synthase, translating into MTQSTAGNTPEPVDAAAAGIDAALNADGPESAGEPAPARRKARDLNQVIRYTMWSVFRLREPLPGARAELAGEVEQLFEQLLDKDVVVRGTYDVSGLRADADLMIWWHAEDSDALQEAYNRFRRTGLGRLLEPVWSNMALHRPAEFNKSHIPAFLAEETPRDYVAVYPFVRSYEWYLLEDDERRRLLAEHGRMARGYPDVRANTVPSFALGDYEWILAFEADELHRIVDLMRHLRGSETRRHVREEVPFYTGRRHPVAELLAGLA; encoded by the coding sequence ATGACGCAAAGCACCGCGGGAAACACCCCGGAACCGGTCGACGCCGCCGCCGCGGGAATCGACGCCGCCCTCAACGCCGACGGCCCGGAGTCCGCGGGCGAACCCGCGCCGGCCCGGCGCAAGGCCCGCGACCTCAACCAGGTGATCAGGTACACGATGTGGTCGGTGTTCCGACTCCGTGAGCCGCTGCCGGGTGCGCGGGCCGAGTTGGCGGGCGAGGTGGAGCAGCTGTTCGAGCAGCTGCTCGACAAGGACGTGGTGGTGCGCGGCACCTACGACGTCTCCGGCCTGCGTGCCGACGCGGACCTGATGATCTGGTGGCACGCGGAGGACTCGGACGCGCTCCAGGAGGCGTACAACCGCTTCCGGCGCACCGGCCTGGGCCGGCTGCTCGAGCCGGTGTGGTCGAACATGGCCCTGCACCGTCCGGCCGAGTTCAACAAGAGCCACATCCCGGCCTTCCTGGCCGAGGAGACCCCGCGCGACTACGTCGCGGTGTATCCGTTCGTGCGCTCGTACGAGTGGTATCTGCTGGAGGACGACGAGCGCCGCCGGCTGCTCGCCGAGCACGGGCGGATGGCGCGCGGCTACCCGGACGTGCGGGCCAACACGGTGCCGTCGTTCGCGCTGGGCGACTACGAGTGGATCCTCGCCTTCGAGGCGGACGAGCTGCACCGCATCGTCGACCTGATGCGGCACCTGCGCGGTTCGGAGACGCGCCGCCACGTGCGCGAGGAGGTGCCGTTCTACACCGGTCGCCGGCACCCGGTCGCCGAACTGCTCGCCGGCCTGGCCTGA
- the hemG gene encoding protoporphyrinogen oxidase: MGGGRHVVVVGGGIAGLTAAWVLLRDGDPGLTVTVLEGASRVGGKLHAGSIAGVAVDEGAESMLARRSEAIDLAREVGLGDDLQPPATAGASLWTRGALRPMPRGHVMGVPGDLEPLAASGVLSPAGLARIPLDHALAPHRYEDDVSVGRYVSERLGHEVVDRLVEPLLGGVYAGNAYDISLAAAVPQLLPIARSGGSLVAGVRHLLDGAAERPAGPVFMGVRGGVGRLPLAVAGAVVAGGRGSIRTRTTVRELERTPTGWRLITGPTNAPVPIEADAVVLAVPAAPAARLLRPHSTVAAVELSSIEYAGMALVTLAFRRADLASMPAGTGFLVPPVDGRRIKASTFASNKWGWLAESDPDLFVLRTSLGRAGEEAVLQREDADLVADSLDDLREAVGLAAEPIDTRVTRWGGGLPQYAVGHLGRIACVRDAVERLPRLAVCGAVYEGVGIPACVASATRAATEVLAQLAGPYARPVH, encoded by the coding sequence ATGGGCGGCGGGCGGCATGTGGTTGTGGTGGGGGGTGGGATCGCCGGGTTGACGGCTGCTTGGGTTTTGCTGCGCGATGGGGATCCCGGGCTCACCGTCACCGTGCTCGAAGGGGCTTCCCGGGTGGGGGGGAAGTTGCATGCCGGGAGCATCGCCGGGGTTGCGGTCGACGAGGGTGCGGAGTCGATGTTGGCTCGGCGCTCCGAGGCGATCGACCTGGCCCGTGAGGTCGGGTTGGGCGACGATCTCCAGCCGCCGGCCACCGCGGGCGCGTCGTTGTGGACGCGTGGCGCGTTGCGGCCGATGCCGCGCGGTCATGTGATGGGCGTGCCGGGCGACCTGGAGCCGCTGGCCGCGAGCGGAGTGCTGTCGCCCGCGGGCCTGGCCCGGATCCCGCTGGACCACGCGCTGGCGCCGCACCGCTACGAGGACGACGTCTCGGTCGGCCGCTACGTCTCCGAACGGCTCGGCCACGAGGTGGTGGACCGGCTCGTCGAGCCGCTGCTCGGCGGGGTGTACGCGGGCAACGCCTACGACATCTCGCTCGCCGCCGCCGTTCCGCAGCTGTTGCCGATCGCCCGCTCCGGCGGCTCGCTGGTGGCGGGGGTGCGCCACCTGCTCGACGGCGCCGCCGAGCGGCCTGCGGGGCCGGTGTTCATGGGGGTGCGCGGCGGTGTCGGGCGGTTGCCGCTCGCGGTCGCCGGCGCCGTGGTGGCCGGTGGGCGCGGCAGCATCCGGACCCGGACCACGGTGCGCGAGTTGGAGCGCACGCCGACCGGCTGGCGGCTGATCACCGGGCCGACCAACGCCCCCGTCCCGATCGAGGCGGACGCGGTGGTGCTCGCGGTACCGGCCGCACCCGCGGCCCGCCTCCTGCGCCCGCACTCGACGGTCGCGGCGGTCGAGCTGTCCTCGATCGAATACGCGGGCATGGCGCTGGTGACCCTCGCGTTTCGGCGCGCCGACCTGGCGTCGATGCCCGCCGGCACCGGATTTTTGGTGCCGCCGGTGGACGGCCGGCGGATCAAGGCGAGCACGTTCGCGTCGAACAAGTGGGGCTGGCTCGCCGAGTCGGATCCGGACCTGTTCGTGCTGCGCACCTCGCTCGGCCGGGCCGGCGAGGAGGCGGTGCTCCAGCGCGAGGACGCCGATCTGGTCGCCGACTCGCTCGACGACCTGCGCGAGGCGGTCGGACTGGCCGCCGAGCCGATCGACACCCGCGTCACCCGCTGGGGCGGCGGGCTGCCCCAGTACGCGGTCGGCCACCTCGGTCGGATCGCCTGCGTGCGCGACGCGGTCGAGCGGTTGCCGCGCCTGGCGGTGTGCGGCGCGGTGTACGAGGGCGTCGGCATCCCGGCGTGTGTGGCGAGCGCGACCAGGGCCGCGACCGAGGTGCTGGCGCAGCTCGCCGGGCCGTACGCGCGCCCCGTGCACTGA